One genomic region from Thermoleptolyngbya sichuanensis A183 encodes:
- a CDS encoding YiaA/YiaB family inner membrane protein, translating into MTKAKDLMVSPTHSSAWVVQTWAAFIISLGATSLGICYLPVNGWVKAYFGMGLAFTVGSTISLSKTTRDIHEAQKLAARVDEARVERLLAEHHPLK; encoded by the coding sequence ATGACGAAGGCAAAGGATTTGATGGTTTCCCCCACGCACAGTTCTGCCTGGGTGGTTCAAACGTGGGCAGCATTTATCATCTCGCTGGGAGCGACGAGTCTGGGGATTTGCTACTTACCTGTCAATGGCTGGGTGAAGGCCTACTTTGGCATGGGGTTGGCCTTTACGGTCGGGTCTACCATCAGCCTGTCGAAAACGACCCGCGATATTCACGAAGCGCAAAAACTGGCGGCACGGGTCGATGAGGCACGGGTAGAGCGGCTGCTGGCGGAGCATCATCCGCTGAAATAA
- a CDS encoding biotin--[acetyl-CoA-carboxylase] ligase codes for MPFSLDRFYNALPAIAHANVSSPPDLAGLNVQVYEVLDSTNRAAWAHLAQHPADEVVVIAEQQRAGRGQWGRQWQSHLGGLYLSWGFRPSLRAEHAPQITLWSAWGVAIALRQAGVPVQLKWLNDLVVLGCKLGGVLTETRVQQGHIRQAVVGVGLNWANPVPEPGINLNTLQDQGYALKISSLEDLGAIALQGLRLGYASWQQRGIEALRIEYEALLSNCGQTITLVGDAETPGETVEIVGIGLDGQLRVQANHASGLSEHLLPPGSIRLGYPAGTCSEG; via the coding sequence ATGCCCTTTAGCCTTGATCGCTTTTACAACGCGCTTCCGGCGATCGCCCATGCCAACGTTTCCAGTCCCCCAGACCTAGCGGGGCTGAACGTCCAGGTCTACGAGGTGCTGGATTCCACGAACCGGGCCGCTTGGGCGCATCTGGCCCAGCATCCCGCAGATGAGGTCGTGGTCATTGCCGAACAGCAGCGGGCAGGGCGGGGACAGTGGGGGCGGCAGTGGCAGTCGCATCTGGGTGGCTTGTATCTGTCCTGGGGCTTTCGTCCGTCGCTGCGGGCAGAACACGCGCCCCAGATTACCCTGTGGAGCGCTTGGGGTGTGGCGATCGCCCTGCGTCAGGCGGGTGTACCTGTTCAGCTTAAGTGGCTGAATGACTTGGTGGTGTTGGGTTGCAAGCTGGGGGGCGTGCTGACGGAAACGCGGGTGCAGCAGGGGCACATTAGGCAGGCTGTGGTGGGCGTGGGGCTGAATTGGGCGAATCCTGTACCGGAACCGGGTATTAATCTGAACACGCTGCAAGACCAGGGATATGCCCTGAAAATTTCGTCCCTAGAAGATCTGGGGGCGATCGCCCTGCAAGGGCTGCGGTTAGGATACGCATCCTGGCAGCAGCGTGGCATCGAGGCACTGCGAATAGAATACGAAGCGCTGCTGAGCAACTGCGGGCAGACAATTACCCTGGTGGGGGATGCTGAAACCCCTGGCGAAACTGTAGAAATCGTAGGGATTGGCTTAGATGGGCAACTGCGCGTCCAAGCGAACCACGCCTCTGGGCTTTCAGAGCATCTCTTGCCCCCTGGCAGCATCCGGTTGGGCTATCCAGCGGGAACTTGTTCTGAAGGCTGA
- a CDS encoding peptidoglycan DD-metalloendopeptidase family protein produces MVLGLSIMGSTGILPSAVAIAQTADSADEVPSAQELLSPPPPPASPESASPARVPRLNRETPAPQSPVAQPAPLPQPVVERPAPERSPAPVLPRATGTSDASSESPVSAESRPAANQPSLNPQDYTNVYIDNTPYDLGSTRSGQAPVVLSERSTGCQVVLQPGAGVPNSVCAPGMGASGVTTVQIDPETGKPIVGTEVIAPGSVPGTVAASAPTGGGRALSLSVASLQSFYNRTIRPLALRGNGNTSLMFPLSIPAAISSAFGWRVHPVMGDARFHYGTDLAAPTGTPVLAAFSGRVETADYLRGYGLTVVLNHNNGREQTLYAHMSELFVRAGQTVEQGEVIGRVGSTGLSTGPHLHFEFRELTPQGWVALDAGQVLQAALNNLFNGVQLALAAPATKVEKSESEFSVKGLQDFGKLAERATPQVEAAAASNAPEDQAALPTVTVPKQAPGAE; encoded by the coding sequence GTGGTTTTAGGACTAAGCATTATGGGCAGCACCGGAATCTTGCCAAGCGCAGTGGCGATCGCCCAAACGGCAGACAGTGCCGATGAGGTTCCCAGCGCCCAAGAGTTGCTCTCGCCGCCCCCGCCCCCGGCTTCACCAGAGTCCGCCTCGCCCGCCCGCGTTCCCCGGCTGAATCGAGAAACGCCCGCGCCCCAGTCTCCGGTTGCCCAGCCTGCGCCGCTGCCCCAGCCCGTGGTTGAGCGCCCCGCTCCAGAGCGATCGCCCGCCCCGGTTCTGCCCCGCGCCACTGGCACAAGCGATGCTAGCAGCGAATCGCCCGTTAGCGCCGAGAGTCGGCCTGCGGCGAACCAGCCCTCCCTCAATCCACAGGATTACACCAACGTTTACATCGACAACACGCCATACGACCTTGGTTCGACCCGCAGTGGACAAGCGCCCGTCGTCCTCTCGGAGCGGTCTACGGGCTGCCAGGTCGTGCTGCAACCCGGCGCAGGCGTACCCAACAGCGTGTGCGCTCCTGGCATGGGTGCAAGCGGGGTCACAACTGTCCAAATTGACCCAGAGACGGGCAAACCGATTGTGGGCACAGAGGTGATCGCCCCTGGTAGTGTCCCTGGAACTGTGGCAGCCAGTGCCCCCACGGGCGGCGGTCGCGCCCTCAGCCTGTCGGTTGCCTCGCTGCAATCCTTCTACAACCGCACGATTCGTCCCCTGGCGCTGCGCGGCAATGGCAACACCAGCCTGATGTTCCCATTGTCTATTCCTGCCGCCATTTCCTCAGCCTTTGGCTGGCGGGTGCATCCGGTCATGGGAGATGCACGCTTCCACTACGGCACCGACCTGGCCGCCCCGACGGGAACTCCGGTGCTGGCTGCCTTTTCGGGGCGCGTGGAAACGGCTGATTATTTGCGCGGCTATGGCCTGACGGTTGTGCTGAATCACAACAACGGTCGTGAGCAGACGCTCTATGCCCACATGTCGGAACTCTTCGTCCGGGCGGGGCAAACGGTCGAGCAGGGCGAAGTGATTGGCCGGGTTGGCAGCACGGGCCTATCCACCGGGCCGCACCTCCACTTCGAGTTCCGCGAGCTGACCCCGCAGGGCTGGGTGGCGCTGGATGCGGGCCAGGTGCTGCAAGCGGCGCTGAATAACTTGTTTAACGGCGTTCAGCTTGCTCTGGCGGCTCCGGCAACCAAGGTTGAAAAGTCGGAGTCCGAATTTTCGGTAAAGGGACTCCAGGATTTTGGCAAGCTGGCGGAACGGGCCACGCCCCAGGTTGAGGCCGCAGCGGCATCCAATGCGCCTGAGGATCAGGCAGCGTTGCCGACTGTTACGGTTCCTAAGCAAGCGCCGGGAGCAGAATAG
- a CDS encoding DUF2808 domain-containing protein, which translates to MVSKSSILRMLSAVAVSGCVAAGLAPVVHAQGLPGLVIFSGVERENQLNYRLDFNGRPFQTDRYRLRISRQKMRSDVYEFTVTYPDTYQGTFDENRIELRVRGNSVPLNEVIWNRETREITIYPTEPVPAGSRVEIVLSNVRNPRNGGTFYFNALVRATGDVPLRRYIGTWIIGIGRE; encoded by the coding sequence ATGGTGTCTAAGTCCTCAATTCTCCGAATGCTTTCGGCAGTGGCGGTGTCTGGATGTGTAGCAGCGGGACTAGCTCCTGTGGTTCACGCCCAAGGACTGCCGGGCCTGGTGATTTTCAGCGGTGTAGAGCGTGAAAATCAACTGAACTATCGGTTGGACTTTAATGGCAGACCCTTTCAGACGGATCGATACCGCCTGCGGATTTCTCGCCAAAAGATGCGCTCAGACGTGTACGAGTTTACGGTGACCTATCCCGATACCTACCAGGGCACGTTCGACGAGAATCGGATTGAACTACGGGTGCGAGGAAACTCGGTTCCGCTGAACGAAGTGATCTGGAATCGCGAAACTCGTGAAATTACGATTTACCCCACCGAGCCAGTTCCGGCGGGTTCCCGCGTCGAGATTGTTCTGTCAAACGTGCGAAATCCCCGAAACGGCGGCACGTTCTATTTCAACGCGCTGGTTCGAGCAACTGGAGACGTGCCTCTCCGTCGCTACATTGGCACCTGGATTATCGGAATCGGCCGCGAATAG
- a CDS encoding NAD(P) transhydrogenase subunit alpha — MADSLIIGLVVFVLASFVGFEVINKVPPTLHTPLMSGSNAISGIAVVGALLVAGSGNGTVTTVLGVVAIALATVNVVGGFLVTDRMLQMFKKKEARS, encoded by the coding sequence ATGGCAGACAGTCTCATTATTGGACTGGTGGTGTTTGTGTTGGCTTCGTTTGTCGGGTTTGAAGTGATTAATAAAGTGCCGCCGACGCTGCACACGCCGCTGATGTCGGGTTCCAACGCGATTTCTGGCATTGCGGTGGTGGGGGCGCTGCTGGTGGCGGGCAGCGGCAACGGAACGGTGACGACGGTGCTGGGGGTGGTGGCGATCGCCCTGGCCACCGTCAACGTGGTCGGCGGGTTTCTGGTGACCGACCGGATGCTGCAAATGTTCAAGAAAAAAGAGGCACGGAGCTAA
- a CDS encoding metal ABC transporter solute-binding protein, Zn/Mn family: MQNSGTQIFSWTLGRRAAATVLGAIALGWLANSCRTTPVQTGNSEKPTVVATNTILADLTQQVGGEAIALVSILKPGDDPHVYEPVPLDTQRLEDADLILYNGYNLEPGLIRLAESVGVRGRRVAVGEVVPPLELAEEGSTVPDPHVWGDAQNAIHMVNAIRDELIRLSPEDAATFTQNAADLVATLERLDGWITQQIQTIPPSQRQLVTTHDAFQYYARAYGLTVLGTLIGISTEEQPSAQTLQRLADAVKAANVPAIFAETAINPRLINTVAEEAGVPLADAELYADSIGGPGSGADSYIDMMVANTRAIARNLGGTPGDWP; this comes from the coding sequence ATGCAAAACTCTGGGACGCAGATTTTTTCCTGGACACTGGGGCGGCGGGCAGCGGCGACCGTTTTGGGGGCGATCGCCCTCGGCTGGCTGGCAAACAGTTGCCGCACGACCCCAGTGCAAACGGGGAATTCTGAAAAACCAACCGTTGTGGCGACCAACACGATCCTGGCAGATTTGACGCAGCAGGTCGGCGGCGAGGCGATCGCCCTAGTCAGCATCCTCAAGCCCGGAGATGATCCCCATGTTTACGAACCCGTGCCCCTCGACACGCAGCGGCTAGAAGACGCAGACTTGATTTTATACAACGGCTATAACCTGGAACCGGGGCTGATCCGGCTGGCGGAGTCGGTCGGCGTGCGGGGGCGTAGGGTTGCAGTGGGCGAAGTCGTGCCCCCGCTGGAGCTAGCGGAAGAAGGCAGCACCGTACCCGATCCGCACGTTTGGGGCGACGCACAAAATGCCATCCACATGGTGAACGCGATTCGAGATGAGCTAATTCGCCTGTCGCCGGAGGACGCAGCCACCTTTACGCAAAATGCCGCCGATCTGGTTGCTACGCTGGAACGACTGGACGGCTGGATCACGCAGCAAATCCAGACCATTCCGCCCAGCCAGCGCCAGCTCGTGACGACGCACGATGCCTTTCAGTATTACGCCAGAGCCTACGGGCTGACGGTGCTGGGCACGCTAATCGGCATCAGCACCGAAGAACAGCCCAGCGCCCAAACCTTGCAACGGCTGGCAGACGCAGTAAAAGCGGCAAACGTGCCCGCGATTTTTGCTGAGACTGCGATTAATCCCCGGCTGATCAATACCGTTGCAGAGGAGGCAGGCGTGCCCCTGGCAGACGCAGAACTCTACGCCGACTCCATTGGCGGGCCGGGCAGCGGCGCAGACAGCTATATAGACATGATGGTGGCCAATACTAGGGCGATCGCCCGCAACTTGGGCGGCACTCCGGGCGACTGGCCCTAG
- a CDS encoding NAD(P)(+) transhydrogenase (Re/Si-specific) subunit beta encodes MNNTLDSLLLNGIQLAYLAAASLFIVGLKQLGSPATARRGNVLAAVGMLVAIAATLLDRGIIDYTLIAVGILIGSAVGVVMAQKVEMTAMPQMVGLLNGLGGGASTLVAIAEFWRLTGTGQALPLGSVLTIILSVFIGGITLTGSLVAFAKLQELLSGVPIIFPLQRFVSLGLIGLFLVGSVLLIAEPNDPTIFLVLVAISLILGVLFAIPIGGADMPVAISLLNSFSGLAASAAGFVLFNNMLIISGALVGASGIILTQIMCKAMNRSLPNVLFSAFSKAKEKAAGGAAGAIADKTVHSVDTEEAAMMLGYARSVVIVPGYGMAVAQAQHAVRELADQLERLGVDVKYAIHPVAGRMPGHMNVLLAEANVPYPQLYDMDAINPEFEHTDVALVIGANDVVNPAAAHDTESPIYGMPILEVEKANHTIVIKRGMNKGFAGVENELFYQDKTLMLFGSAKDVVTQLVAGVKEL; translated from the coding sequence ATGAACAACACCCTCGATAGCTTATTGCTCAATGGCATCCAGCTTGCTTATTTAGCAGCCGCCTCGCTGTTTATTGTGGGTTTGAAACAACTGGGATCGCCCGCCACAGCCCGACGGGGGAATGTGCTGGCGGCGGTGGGGATGCTGGTGGCGATCGCCGCCACGCTTCTAGATCGCGGCATTATCGACTACACGCTGATTGCAGTGGGCATCCTGATCGGCTCGGCCGTGGGCGTGGTGATGGCGCAGAAGGTAGAAATGACCGCCATGCCCCAGATGGTGGGCTTGCTCAACGGCCTGGGCGGTGGCGCATCGACCTTGGTGGCGATCGCAGAATTTTGGCGACTGACGGGCACAGGCCAGGCGCTGCCGTTGGGAAGCGTGCTGACGATTATCCTTAGCGTCTTTATCGGTGGCATCACGCTCACGGGCAGCTTGGTCGCTTTTGCCAAGCTGCAAGAGTTGTTGAGCGGCGTGCCGATTATCTTTCCGCTCCAGCGGTTTGTCAGCCTGGGCCTAATTGGTCTGTTTTTGGTGGGTAGCGTGCTGCTGATTGCAGAACCAAACGATCCCACAATCTTTTTGGTGCTGGTCGCCATTTCGCTGATTCTGGGCGTGCTGTTTGCAATTCCCATCGGCGGCGCAGATATGCCCGTGGCAATCTCGCTGTTGAACTCCTTTTCGGGGCTGGCCGCCAGCGCGGCTGGGTTCGTTTTGTTCAACAACATGCTGATCATCTCTGGCGCACTGGTGGGCGCGTCGGGGATCATCCTGACGCAGATTATGTGCAAAGCAATGAACCGATCGCTGCCCAACGTCCTCTTCAGCGCCTTTAGCAAGGCAAAGGAAAAAGCGGCGGGTGGTGCAGCAGGGGCGATCGCCGACAAGACGGTTCACTCGGTCGATACCGAAGAAGCGGCGATGATGCTGGGCTATGCGCGATCGGTCGTCATCGTTCCTGGCTATGGCATGGCGGTGGCCCAGGCGCAGCACGCCGTTCGGGAACTGGCTGACCAGCTAGAGCGGCTGGGCGTGGATGTAAAATATGCCATTCACCCCGTTGCCGGACGGATGCCCGGTCACATGAACGTGCTGCTGGCAGAGGCCAATGTGCCCTATCCCCAGCTTTACGACATGGACGCGATCAACCCTGAATTCGAGCATACCGACGTGGCCCTGGTGATCGGCGCGAACGACGTGGTGAACCCCGCCGCTGCCCACGACACGGAAAGCCCAATTTACGGAATGCCGATTTTGGAAGTGGAAAAGGCAAACCACACCATCGTGATCAAACGCGGCATGAATAAAGGGTTCGCGGGTGTCGAAAACGAACTGTTTTATCAAGACAAAACGCTAATGCTGTTTGGCAGCGCAAAGGATGTCGTGACGCAACTCGTTGCTGGGGTAAAGGAACTCTAG
- a CDS encoding metal ABC transporter permease, with translation MWDLLLDPLSYSFMQRSLLVAVIVGVICSVVGSYLMVQRLSLLGDAISHSLLPGLAIAFWLGMNIYVGAFVAGVLSTVLIAWIHRRSPIKEDAAMGIVLSSFFALGITLITLIQKENKIDLNHFLFGNILSVTPGEVRDTALIAVLVLACVVLLYKELLFYSFDPLGAQAAGLPVNLLNLGLMLLIALTVVASMKAVGVVLVLALLITPGATAYLLVPRFHQVMGLGAVLGVVSSISGMYLSYYFNLPSGPAIVLVASVLFFLALLFSPSQGIFTRPRTGTGGESGLWREIKALWSGLKSR, from the coding sequence ATGTGGGATCTCCTGCTCGACCCGCTCAGCTATAGCTTCATGCAGCGATCGCTCTTGGTGGCGGTCATCGTCGGGGTCATTTGCTCGGTGGTGGGCAGCTACCTGATGGTGCAGCGGCTGTCGCTGTTGGGCGATGCCATTAGCCACTCGCTGTTGCCCGGATTGGCGATCGCCTTTTGGCTAGGCATGAACATCTATGTGGGTGCGTTTGTGGCAGGAGTGCTGAGTACGGTGCTGATTGCCTGGATTCATCGGCGATCGCCCATCAAAGAAGACGCAGCGATGGGAATCGTCCTATCGTCCTTTTTTGCGCTCGGCATCACGCTGATTACGCTAATCCAAAAAGAAAACAAGATTGACTTAAACCATTTTCTATTTGGCAATATTCTCAGCGTTACGCCAGGAGAAGTCCGCGACACAGCCCTGATAGCCGTGCTAGTGCTGGCCTGCGTGGTGCTGCTTTACAAAGAGCTACTGTTCTACAGCTTTGACCCCCTGGGGGCGCAGGCGGCAGGACTGCCTGTTAACTTGCTCAACCTGGGGCTGATGCTGCTGATCGCGCTGACGGTGGTAGCCAGCATGAAGGCCGTCGGCGTAGTGCTGGTGCTGGCGCTGCTGATCACACCAGGGGCGACGGCCTATCTCCTCGTACCGCGATTTCATCAGGTCATGGGGCTGGGCGCTGTGCTGGGCGTTGTTTCCAGCATCAGCGGCATGTACCTCAGCTACTATTTCAACCTGCCCTCTGGCCCGGCGATTGTGCTGGTGGCCTCGGTGCTGTTTTTCCTGGCGCTGCTATTTAGCCCCAGCCAGGGCATTTTCACCCGGCCGCGAACGGGGACAGGGGGCGAGTCGGGCCTGTGGCGTGAGATAAAAGCACTGTGGAGTGGGCTAAAGTCTCGATAA
- a CDS encoding glutamyl-tRNA reductase — protein MNIAVVGLSHKTAPVEVREKLSIPTPQTEAAIAQLCSYPHVEEVAILSTCNRLEIYIVASETDNGIREVTQFLSEYGKVPLQHLRQHLFVLLHQDAVMHLMRVSSGLDSLVLGEGQILSQVKHTHKLGQQCNGIGRVLNHLFKKSVEAGKRVRSETSIGTGAVSISSAAVELAQIKAQNLAASRVAILGAGKMARLLVQHLLSKGAHRIAIVNRSLAGAEELAKQFPDAHLQLHTLDQMGAVIADSDIVFTSTAATEPLLDRAKLEAILQPGQHLMLFDISVPRNVDSDVNDLPHVHVFNVDDLKAVVAQNQESRRQMALEAEALLDEEIEAFNNWVRSLETVSTIKCLQDKMESIRTQELEKALSRLGPEFADKHQGIIEALTKGIVNKILHDPMVQLRAQQDIEARRRAMETLCTLFNLESEGQSSQQFS, from the coding sequence ATGAACATTGCGGTGGTGGGCCTGAGTCATAAAACAGCCCCAGTAGAAGTTCGAGAAAAGCTGAGCATCCCCACGCCCCAAACCGAAGCGGCGATCGCCCAGCTTTGCAGCTATCCTCACGTCGAAGAGGTGGCCATCCTCAGCACCTGCAATCGGCTGGAAATCTACATCGTTGCCAGCGAAACCGATAACGGCATCCGCGAGGTCACTCAGTTTCTATCGGAATACGGCAAGGTTCCCCTGCAACATCTGCGCCAGCATTTGTTTGTGTTGCTGCACCAAGACGCGGTGATGCACCTGATGCGGGTGTCGTCGGGGCTGGATAGCCTGGTGCTGGGCGAGGGGCAGATTTTGTCGCAAGTAAAGCACACCCACAAGCTGGGGCAGCAGTGCAACGGCATTGGGCGCGTGCTGAATCATCTATTCAAAAAGTCGGTGGAGGCGGGCAAGCGCGTCCGCAGCGAAACCAGCATTGGTACAGGCGCGGTATCCATCAGTTCCGCCGCGGTTGAACTGGCGCAGATCAAAGCGCAAAACCTGGCCGCCAGCCGAGTTGCGATTCTGGGCGCAGGCAAAATGGCGCGACTGCTGGTGCAGCATCTGCTGTCCAAAGGGGCACATCGAATCGCCATTGTGAACCGTTCGCTGGCAGGCGCGGAAGAGTTGGCTAAGCAATTCCCCGATGCACACCTGCAACTGCATACGCTCGATCAAATGGGCGCAGTAATTGCCGACTCTGACATTGTGTTCACCAGCACGGCCGCCACAGAACCCCTGCTAGATCGCGCCAAGCTAGAAGCGATCTTGCAACCGGGTCAGCATTTGATGCTGTTCGACATTTCCGTGCCGCGCAATGTGGATTCAGATGTCAACGATTTGCCCCATGTCCATGTCTTTAATGTGGACGACCTGAAGGCAGTGGTGGCGCAAAATCAGGAAAGCCGCCGTCAGATGGCGCTGGAAGCTGAAGCGCTGCTGGACGAGGAGATTGAAGCCTTTAATAACTGGGTGCGATCGCTCGAAACCGTTTCCACCATCAAGTGCCTGCAAGACAAGATGGAGAGCATCCGCACCCAGGAGCTTGAGAAGGCGCTGTCTCGCTTAGGCCCAGAGTTTGCCGACAAGCACCAGGGCATTATTGAGGCATTGACTAAAGGGATTGTTAACAAAATCCTGCATGACCCAATGGTGCAACTGCGGGCGCAGCAAGACATTGAGGCGCGGCGGCGGGCTATGGAAACCCTCTGCACTCTGTTCAACTTGGAGTCGGAAGGGCAGTCGAGCCAGCAGTTTAGCTAA
- a CDS encoding Re/Si-specific NAD(P)(+) transhydrogenase subunit alpha, with the protein MKIAVAKEIEVGERRVALVPDVVGKLVKQGLEVWVEAGAGDLSYFSDAAYESAGAQVLNDGARLWGEADVVLKVSPPREREDGQSEIDRLRPGAVLISFLNPLGEPSRIQRLAERGVTAISMEMIPRTSRAQSMDALSSQAGVAGYQAALLGAAALPKFFPMLTTAAGTIPPAKVFVMGAGVAGLQAIATCRRLGAVVEAFDIRPAVKEEVQSLGAKFVEVNLEEDTVAEGGYAKEISEAAKARSRQIITEHVKQADVIITTAQVPGKAAPILLTEEMVAQMKPGSVVVDLAAEQGGNCACTEPGKDVVKNGVTIMGPINLPSSLPIHASQMYAKNLTSLLQLIVKDGELALNFEDDIIASACVAHGGEIRNERVKAALAAACEGVRG; encoded by the coding sequence ATGAAGATAGCAGTTGCAAAGGAAATTGAAGTTGGAGAACGTCGAGTTGCGCTTGTGCCCGATGTGGTTGGGAAACTGGTGAAACAGGGCTTGGAAGTGTGGGTCGAAGCGGGAGCAGGCGACCTATCTTATTTTTCTGATGCAGCCTATGAGTCTGCCGGAGCGCAGGTTTTGAACGATGGGGCGCGGCTGTGGGGCGAAGCAGACGTGGTGCTAAAGGTGAGTCCGCCGCGAGAGCGAGAAGATGGACAATCCGAAATCGACCGATTGCGTCCGGGTGCAGTGCTGATTAGCTTTTTGAACCCGTTGGGGGAGCCGTCCCGCATTCAGCGGCTTGCTGAGCGAGGGGTCACAGCAATCAGTATGGAGATGATCCCCCGCACAAGCCGTGCCCAGAGTATGGATGCGCTGTCGTCGCAGGCGGGTGTGGCGGGGTATCAGGCGGCGCTGCTGGGTGCGGCGGCGCTACCCAAGTTTTTCCCGATGCTGACGACGGCGGCGGGGACGATTCCACCCGCGAAGGTGTTTGTGATGGGGGCGGGCGTAGCAGGTTTGCAGGCGATCGCCACCTGTCGCCGTCTGGGTGCTGTGGTAGAAGCCTTCGACATTCGTCCAGCGGTGAAGGAAGAAGTGCAAAGCCTGGGGGCGAAGTTCGTTGAGGTGAATCTGGAAGAGGATACCGTGGCCGAGGGCGGCTATGCCAAGGAGATTTCGGAAGCGGCCAAAGCGCGATCGCGCCAGATCATCACCGAACACGTTAAACAAGCTGATGTGATTATCACCACGGCTCAAGTGCCGGGTAAAGCTGCGCCCATCCTGCTGACCGAAGAAATGGTCGCCCAGATGAAACCTGGCTCCGTAGTGGTCGATCTGGCTGCTGAGCAGGGCGGCAACTGCGCCTGCACCGAACCGGGCAAAGACGTGGTGAAAAACGGCGTGACCATTATGGGCCCAATTAACCTGCCGTCGTCGCTGCCCATTCACGCCAGCCAGATGTATGCCAAAAACCTCACCTCGCTGTTGCAACTGATTGTGAAGGACGGCGAACTGGCGCTCAACTTTGAGGACGATATCATTGCCAGCGCCTGCGTTGCCCACGGGGGCGAGATTCGCAATGAGCGCGTGAAGGCAGCGCTGGCGGCGGCGTGTGAGGGCGTAAGGGGATGA
- a CDS encoding metal ABC transporter ATP-binding protein: MTRLTIDHLTVNYRDTQALRNINLTLESGQLVGIFGPNGAGKSTFIKAALGLIPTVTGRVLWGDSSSDASGNRPLTHQLDRVAYVPQRSQIDWSFPATVWDVVMMGRTQKTGWFQRYSAVSRRIAAAALERVGMAAYGDRRIGSLSGGQQQRVFLARALAQEADLFCFDEPFVGVDQTTEAVLFRIFGELAADSKLVLVVNHDLGESIANFDQLVLLNRDLIAAGPRSHVLTPENMRRAYGTSVQFFSQAA, from the coding sequence ATGACTCGCCTCACCATCGACCATCTCACCGTGAACTACCGCGACACCCAGGCCTTGCGGAACATCAACTTGACGCTGGAATCGGGGCAACTGGTAGGCATCTTTGGCCCCAACGGCGCGGGCAAAAGTACGTTCATCAAAGCTGCGCTGGGGCTGATTCCGACGGTCACCGGGCGCGTGCTGTGGGGCGATTCGAGTAGCGATGCTTCTGGGAATCGCCCGCTCACCCACCAGCTCGATCGTGTCGCCTACGTGCCGCAGCGATCGCAGATCGACTGGAGCTTTCCGGCGACAGTGTGGGACGTGGTGATGATGGGCCGAACCCAAAAAACGGGCTGGTTTCAGCGCTATTCTGCGGTTAGCCGCCGCATTGCTGCCGCTGCACTGGAGCGCGTGGGCATGGCCGCCTATGGCGATCGCCGAATCGGATCTCTTTCCGGTGGGCAACAGCAGCGCGTGTTTCTGGCAAGAGCGCTGGCCCAAGAAGCCGACCTATTTTGCTTCGACGAACCCTTCGTCGGCGTGGATCAAACGACGGAAGCAGTGCTGTTCCGCATCTTTGGCGAACTTGCAGCCGACAGTAAGCTTGTCCTAGTGGTCAACCATGACCTGGGCGAATCGATCGCAAACTTTGACCAACTCGTCCTGCTCAACCGTGACCTGATCGCCGCCGGCCCGCGATCGCACGTCCTCACCCCCGAAAATATGCGCCGCGCCTACGGAACCTCGGTTCAGTTCTTCTCGCAAGCCGCATAA